The following nucleotide sequence is from Caldicellulosiruptor saccharolyticus DSM 8903.
CGAAATGGAGAGCGTCTTAGACAAGATGCGAAATTATGAGATATATCCTTCGAGTGATGTTGTTAATACTATTTTTGAAGGTATTGATATTATTAAGAAGTTAGTAAATAATCTGGAGAATAATACAGAAGATAATATTGATCACATTTCCTATATAGAACGGTTAAGATTGATAAATAGCTTAAATCAACCACCAATTGAAAATGATAATAGAAAATTAGAAAACAAAGAAGGCTTTAAGGCGTTTGGGGAATTTCAAACTCCAGAAATGTTAACAGATCCTAAAAGGAAAGATAGTGAATTTGAAAATTCTATCTACAGCGGGAATGATAATAGTATTGATGAAAACTCTTACTTAATGATTGTTTCGTTCGAATATGGAAATGTTACATATGGAATTGAAGTTGACTTTGTAAAGGAGATAGTAAAACCAACAGACATTACATCTATACCTTTTGCGAATGACCATATAATGGGCCTTATGAACTTGCGGGGAGATGTTGTAACAGTAGTTGATTTTGGAAAACTCTTGGGAGTTAAAAAAAGTGAAGCAGTTCATCATAAAGTTTTGATAATTAATTACCGTAATTTAACGTTTGGACTTTATGTTGATAATGTTAAAGAGGTGATAAGCATACTTCCTGAGAATATTAAAGAACCAAATGTGGATCTTATTTCTTTAAGTGATATTTTAAAAGGAGTAGTTGAGAAAAATGGTGAGTTTATTCAGTTAATAGATCTTCAACAATTAGTAGACAAGTCAAGAGAAGATGCGGAGTTGGTATAAATGGAATGGTATCTAATTGTGATTATTGGGTTGTTAGTGATAACCATTTGTGAAGGATTATTGCTTGTAAAAAGGTCAAATGAAATAAATAAAATGATTGAATTTGTAAAATCGGAGAAGTATACAAATAGTATATCAGATACTTTTATTAGTGCCTATAAAAACAGAGTTGAATTAATAGAACAGAATTTTAAAGAGGAAATACTAAAGGTAAAAACTGAAAATGATTTCTTAAAAGAGGAATTAACAAAAATAAAAAAATTATCCTATGAGAAAGAAAGAGAGTTATTGGATCAATTAAAAACTGTTTTTGAGTCAATTAAAGAATTAAAAGAGGCATTTAAGATAGTAGTTGATGAAATTAATAAGTCTTTGTTTACAAATTTAGAAGATATGAATCAACGGTCAAATAAAATCGGGGAGGATATTAAAAAAGGTAAAGAGCAAGTATCTAAGTCAGGAGAGGATATAAACGAACTATTAACCACAATACAAGGGTTATCAGAAAATGTTAGGAGTTTGTCAACACATATAGAGAGTATAAGCAAAATTACACAGATTATACACAATATAGTAAAAGAAATTTCTTTTATATCATTAAACGCTCAAATTGAGGCACGTAAGATAGAGAATTCTACAACGTTCAGCTTATTAGCATCTGAGATGAGAAGGCTTGCTGAAAGTGGCAAACAAAGCCTCAAAGAAGCAAATGATATTATTACGAATATTATTACGAATATTAATTTAAATTGTGAACAAATAAGTGGCTTTGTTGACAAGGTTGAAGAGTTGAAAAAAAGGACTCATAAAATAACTGATGAGTTTGAATCTGTTTACCAGCTTGTTAGTTCTGTGTTGGATTATCAGGCTAAACTTTCAGAGCAAATAAAACAACATTTTGCAGGTATTCAAGAGATGGTCAGCATATTAGAGAATGTTTACAATGAAGGTATTAAGATTGTAGAAAATGCATCATTGATGGAAAAACAATAGAAGCTTTTTATGAAGTGAGGTTTGATATGAGAAAAGTAACTTTCCTTATTGTAGATGACTCACCTATGTGGAGAAAGGTAATAAAAAGATTTATTGAAGAAAAACTTGGTGGCAATATAGTTGGAGAGGCAAAGGATGGGATTGAAGCAATAGTGCTTTATAAAAAGTTAAAGCCTGATATCGTGACGATGGACATCGAAATGCCAAATTTAGACGGCATAAAGGCACTTGAGGAGATATTAA
It contains:
- a CDS encoding chemotaxis protein CheW, encoding MSDQLFSSSELEELKKEFVVETYEHLENAQDALLQLEKDPGNYEILNFLFREIHSIKGGANFLGLQDIINVSHEMESVLDKMRNYEIYPSSDVVNTIFEGIDIIKKLVNNLENNTEDNIDHISYIERLRLINSLNQPPIENDNRKLENKEGFKAFGEFQTPEMLTDPKRKDSEFENSIYSGNDNSIDENSYLMIVSFEYGNVTYGIEVDFVKEIVKPTDITSIPFANDHIMGLMNLRGDVVTVVDFGKLLGVKKSEAVHHKVLIINYRNLTFGLYVDNVKEVISILPENIKEPNVDLISLSDILKGVVEKNGEFIQLIDLQQLVDKSREDAELV
- a CDS encoding methyl-accepting chemotaxis protein, with the protein product MEWYLIVIIGLLVITICEGLLLVKRSNEINKMIEFVKSEKYTNSISDTFISAYKNRVELIEQNFKEEILKVKTENDFLKEELTKIKKLSYEKERELLDQLKTVFESIKELKEAFKIVVDEINKSLFTNLEDMNQRSNKIGEDIKKGKEQVSKSGEDINELLTTIQGLSENVRSLSTHIESISKITQIIHNIVKEISFISLNAQIEARKIENSTTFSLLASEMRRLAESGKQSLKEANDIITNIITNINLNCEQISGFVDKVEELKKRTHKITDEFESVYQLVSSVLDYQAKLSEQIKQHFAGIQEMVSILENVYNEGIKIVENASLMEKQ